TTATTTTAAAGGAAATACTGTAAAAAGAATAGGTAGATAATAAATTTGAATTGACCGCAGTATGAAGTGCTTACGGTATTATGATGCAATAATACGAATAAAATTTTATCATACAATAGTATTTTAAAAAAAGAAAATATATTTTTGTAAAACATTTTTAGACCATGATACAAAGAATTCAAACTGTATATTTATTTCTCGCTTTTGTTGCAACAGGCATTTTGATGCTTTTCTTGCCACTTTGGACAACAAGCGCAGGAAAGCCGTTCTATTTTATGCAGGATCAACTTTATACTATTTTATTAGGTTTAACAACAATGCTTAGTATAATTAGTATAATTTCATTTAAAAAGAGACAAAATCAGTTTGTACTAAACAGACTGAATATCATATTAAATTTAATTTTATTAGGATTATTTGTTTATCGATCACTAAATTTATCTGGAGAAGCGGAAGTTTCTGAGAAAGGTATTGGGATGTTTCTTCCTATTGTTGCTATCGTGTTATTAGTATTAGCTAATAAGGCCATCAAAAAGGACGAAGATCTTGTAAAATCTGTAGATCGTTTGAGATAAACCTATAAACTTAGTTTATTGCGCGAAGAAGAACCCGAATTTTATATTCGGGTTTTTTTTTAACCCTATTATATTATAAATCAGACCTAAAGAGCACTATAAAAAGGTGATTTACATGATAAATTTGCATTTTCAAATTCAAATAATCATGACGCCAAAAATAAGAATCCATCTTGCAGACGATCATCAGGTTTTAATTGATGGCCTCTCCAATTTATTAAGAACAGTTTCTCACTTTGAAGTAGTTGGAAGCTCGCTTGATGGTACAACGGTTTATGATGATGTACTTGCTGATGGAGCAAACATTTTGATTTTGGATATCAGCATGCCTAAAAAAGATGGCATTGAAACTTTAAAAGAATTTAACCAAAAACAATCGCCTTGCAATGTCATCATATTATCGAGTTACGATGATTTAAAAATCATAAAAGAAGTCATGAAACTTGGCGCAAAAGGATACCTCACTAAAAACTGTGCTGGTGAAAATATTATTGAAGCTGTTGAAGCTGTTTATCAGGGACAAGAGTATTTTAGTGACTCCATTAGAGAAAAAATTTTTAATACCTTTAAAGATAATCCGAAACTGAATCAAAATGCGGTTATTGAAAACCCGATTTTAAGTCCACGTGAAATTGAAATCATCATACTTATCGCTTTAGAATACAGCGGCAAAGAAATTAGCGAAAAGCTTTTTATTAGTTCGCATACTGTAGAAACACATCGTAAAAACATTATGAAAAAACTAAACATTAAAAGCACGATTGGTTTGGTAAAATATGCGTTGAAAAACAATTTGATTAATCCATAGCACAAAATTATGCTAAGTTTCAACTTTATATTATCACTATTATTATGCATTGCTGTTGAAGGAACTGCTTTATCACAACATTCTACAAACGTAGATAGCAGTGTAGTATCTTCTGAAACACCAATTATTATTAAAACCACTCCAAATCAAATTAAAAAATCGGAGCAATTACGAAACAAAAAAATAGTCAGTCTATCATTACTGCTTGTCATTATTATTTTTCTATTGTTTTATTTTCTTTACCAAAACAACAAACTGAAACAGAAAATAAAACGAAAAGATACCAAACAAAAAATTCTTCTCGACATCATCAATTCTGGTATTGACACACAGGAAATAGAACGTAAAAAAATTGCTTCTTTTCTGCATGATAACATCAATTCACTTTTATCATCAGCTGGATTACATCTAAATACTTTTACGGCACAACATGATATAAAATCTGATGAAATACAAAAAGCAAAAACCATTTTATCTGAAGCTCATGAACTTTTAAGAGATATGTCTCACGACCTTGTCCCCACTCTTTTGGTTCGTTTCGGGTTAATTTATGCCCTCGAAGATTTATGTGAAAAACACTCTAATTCTGCTATCGATTTTGAATTTTCGAGTTCAATTCCAACAAGCAAAAGGTATGTGGAGAAATTTGAAATGAAAATTTATTTCATCGTCAGTGAACTATTCAATAATATTATCAAACACAGTCAGGCAGTAAAAGCCAAAATTCACTTAGTAGAGAAAAACGATGAATTAATATTGACGATAAATGATGATGGAATTGGTTTTAAAACACAAACACTAAAAGATGCAGAAGGTTTTGGTTTAAACCGAATCAGAGCACGCATCAAGAAATATAAAGGTCGTTTGACTATTACTTCTAAAGAAAATAAGGAGACTAAGATAAAGATTCAAATTCCGTTGCCGCATTAAGATTATTTTTCTCCAATTTCGATAATCTCCAAATCCTTGATTTTATCATCGTCAATTACAAATCGAAGCATTGTTCTCACTTTGTGAAAACCGCTTTTTCCCGCAGCGCCTGGATTCATGTGCAAAAGATTATTCTTTTTATCAAACATTACTTTTAAGATATGA
This portion of the Flavobacterium panacagri genome encodes:
- a CDS encoding DUF4293 domain-containing protein: MIQRIQTVYLFLAFVATGILMLFLPLWTTSAGKPFYFMQDQLYTILLGLTTMLSIISIISFKKRQNQFVLNRLNIILNLILLGLFVYRSLNLSGEAEVSEKGIGMFLPIVAIVLLVLANKAIKKDEDLVKSVDRLR
- a CDS encoding response regulator transcription factor, encoding MTPKIRIHLADDHQVLIDGLSNLLRTVSHFEVVGSSLDGTTVYDDVLADGANILILDISMPKKDGIETLKEFNQKQSPCNVIILSSYDDLKIIKEVMKLGAKGYLTKNCAGENIIEAVEAVYQGQEYFSDSIREKIFNTFKDNPKLNQNAVIENPILSPREIEIIILIALEYSGKEISEKLFISSHTVETHRKNIMKKLNIKSTIGLVKYALKNNLINP
- a CDS encoding sensor histidine kinase encodes the protein MLSFNFILSLLLCIAVEGTALSQHSTNVDSSVVSSETPIIIKTTPNQIKKSEQLRNKKIVSLSLLLVIIIFLLFYFLYQNNKLKQKIKRKDTKQKILLDIINSGIDTQEIERKKIASFLHDNINSLLSSAGLHLNTFTAQHDIKSDEIQKAKTILSEAHELLRDMSHDLVPTLLVRFGLIYALEDLCEKHSNSAIDFEFSSSIPTSKRYVEKFEMKIYFIVSELFNNIIKHSQAVKAKIHLVEKNDELILTINDDGIGFKTQTLKDAEGFGLNRIRARIKKYKGRLTITSKENKETKIKIQIPLPH